From Nitrosopumilus zosterae, the proteins below share one genomic window:
- a CDS encoding J domain-containing protein has translation MNTYQAIKVLNVNQDSSQDEIKAAYRKLALEWHPDKNKNAVSDTEFKKITEAYNFLKKNHNHQNSSSQKKHAEKPNTKTRYKKKPQWGAPDDGGIPEQDWSKYTREFEEGDPDFWKEYERKFWEEYNARVRPDGRNGEYEKAQEPKKQPNLFVDVDKSRCIGCCSCEMIAPDVFEINKESRSNPKSSVINQKGAGVNKIMNAAETCPTKAIIVENIDSNERLYPY, from the coding sequence GTGAACACATATCAGGCAATCAAGGTATTGAATGTGAATCAGGATTCATCACAAGACGAGATCAAGGCAGCATACAGAAAGCTGGCACTAGAATGGCATCCTGACAAAAATAAAAATGCAGTAAGTGACACGGAATTTAAAAAAATTACAGAGGCCTATAATTTTTTGAAGAAAAATCACAATCATCAAAACAGTTCATCACAGAAAAAACATGCTGAAAAACCAAACACCAAAACACGATACAAGAAAAAGCCACAATGGGGAGCACCAGATGACGGAGGCATTCCAGAACAGGATTGGAGTAAATACACTCGTGAGTTCGAAGAAGGAGATCCTGATTTTTGGAAAGAGTATGAGCGAAAATTTTGGGAGGAATATAATGCACGGGTTCGTCCGGACGGGAGAAACGGGGAATATGAAAAAGCACAAGAACCCAAAAAACAGCCAAATCTTTTCGTAGATGTAGACAAAAGTCGATGTATTGGATGTTGTAGTTGTGAAATGATAGCTCCAGACGTGTTTGAAATCAATAAAGAAAGCAGGTCAAATCCAAAATCCTCAGTGATTAATCAAAAGGGTGCCGGAGTAAACAAAATTATGAATGCTGCTGAGACATGCCCAACAAAAGCAATCATCGTTGAAAATATAGATTCAAATGAAAGATTGTACCCGTATTAG
- a CDS encoding HIT family protein → MDCIFCKIISGDIPAKIIKETSYSISFLDAFPLAKGHVLVIPKNHHQKIQDMSEKENSDLFSLVHSMISKVDSITGSTLLAIHNGKDAGQEVPHVHVHLVPRSKDDSAGAIHSMFSHSLKLSDSEIDEIYEKLKV, encoded by the coding sequence ATGGACTGTATTTTCTGTAAAATCATCTCTGGTGATATCCCTGCAAAAATCATTAAAGAAACAAGTTATTCGATATCGTTTTTAGACGCATTTCCACTTGCAAAGGGCCATGTACTTGTAATTCCAAAAAATCATCATCAAAAAATTCAGGATATGAGCGAAAAAGAAAACTCTGATTTGTTTTCTCTTGTACATTCTATGATTTCAAAGGTTGACTCTATTACCGGTTCCACTTTACTTGCTATACATAACGGTAAAGATGCAGGACAGGAAGTACCACATGTTCATGTACATCTAGTTCCAAGAAGCAAAGATGATTCTGCAGGAGCAATTCATTCCATGTTTAGTCATTCACTGAAACTATCTGACTCTGAAATAGATGAGATATATGAAAAATTAAAAGTCTAA